A window of Nisaea sediminum genomic DNA:
CCGAAGCCAAGGATGCCAACGCCAAGGTCACCAGCCTTCAGAGCTCCGCAGAGCGGATCGGCGAAGTCGTCAGTCTGATCAATGACATTGCCGAGCAAACCAACCTCCTCGCGCTCAACGCCACCATCGAGGCGGCCCGGGCCGGGGAAGCGGGTAAAGGTTTCGCCGTCGTCGCAAGCGAGGTGAAATCGCTCGCGAACCAGACCGGCAGCGCGACCCAGGAAATCGCCGGGCAGATCTCCGCGATCCAGCAGGCAACCAAGGAAGCCGCCGAGGTGATCGGCAAGATCGTCGGCACGATCCAGAATATCGACGAGACCACATCGGCGATCGCCGCTGCGGTGGAAGAACAGTCTTCCGCCACCCGTGAAATCTCCGGAAACGTGGAGCAGGTCTCTCATGCGACGGACACCGTCACTTCGAACATCGGCCGGGTGAACATGGCGGGCGAGCGCTCGGACAAAGCCGCGCACGAACTCTCCGGCGTCACAGACAAGCTCGGCAAGCAGATCGGCTCGCTCAAGGAGGAAGTCGACAAGTTCGTCCGCCGGCTCAGCAGCACCTGACCATAGCCGAAGTACCGGACGACGGCACGCGCCGTCGTCCGGCATCCTGCCTTGCCTGTCCTGCCGCAGCCTCTTAAAACGCGAACCAGACGGAAATCTTGAGGTTCGCCTTCTCATGGCACCAGCCGTGCTTCTGCCCCTGCAACCGATCCCCCCGGATTCCCGGCAGCGAGAGCTTGCCCGGGAGTTCCTCTCCGACCACGAAAAGCTCCATGCCTATTTCGGGCGGCTGCGGAAGGCCGTCGACGCGGAACTGGCGCCGGCGATGCCCGAATTTGCCGGCAAACCCTATCCGCTCGGCCGCTGCCGCGAAATCAGGGACACACTCTACGACCGGCTGATCGCCGAACTGCACGCGCCGGCATGCGAGACAAGCAGTGCCCTGCGCGCCTTCATCCAGGCCGGCGGGATCGGACGGAAGATCTGGGGCGTACTCCGGGAAAGTTACTTCCAGAACGCGATGCAATTCGGCCCCTGGTATGTTGACGTCTCGAACGACACGGTCAATCCGAACAAACCGCAAATCGAGATCCTGCCTATCGAAGAATCGGGCATGGTCGCGGTCGAGGATTTCTTTCACTTCGCACGGATTGCCAATAGCTATTGGCAGTGCGAGGTCTATGCGAACAGTGTTGCCCCCGGGATCGCTGCCATCTTCCCTATGATCTGCTGCAACAAGGATGGCGCCGCCTGGCTTGCGGTCGCGTCCGATCAGATGATCGCGATGACGCGCTCCCGCGAATTCCGGCCCGCGCTTGAGTTCGTCGAAGGAACGCCGGAACCGCCGGAACCGCTCGCCCGCCTGCTGAAGGCCCGTCTGGCCCGATGCGCTCACGAAATCTTGAGCGAGGAAGGCGACCCACGCGAGGCGATCAAGGCGAGGATCGCTGCTTCATCTTTCAGGGACGAGACCTATTACACGAAGTGTGTCGACGCTTTTCACGCGTTCCAGGACCTTTCCGGCAATTGAACTGCGGTCCGGCGGAAGCGGCGGTCTCAATGGTTCCTGCTCCCCCGTCCCGTTTCACGCAATGACCGAAAGCCTGGAGCAATCCACATCGAGAAACGGCTTGATACAGCCGTTTTTTCAGGATCCTCCTTCGAGGTGAGGCCGTGATCCGGCAGAGCAAAATCGACCACTCCTGCGGCCCAGTCATGCCGATTTCTTGCCACCGACTTTAGCCCGACAACACAGATGCTGTGGAACCCGAAGGCCGATTGAGAATTCGTAAATATCCGTTAACTATTTTTTCTATATTTCAAATACTTTGCGAATTTCGCCGCAAAAATACTTATTGCGGCTCCATATACCCTGAACTACTATATATAGAGTTTCGGAACCAAAAATTCACGGTTCCACCCTAGTTAGCGGACCCGTAGGGGCAGAGCTTCAATCCTTCGGGTTCAGAGTTCCATCGTCCGCCAAACGATGGAAGACTGGGGGAGCGGTTCTCTCCCATCCCCGCTCCCCGATTACCCTGTGAAGCTCCTAAGGACGAAGCCTCTATCGTCCGATCCTGGGTGCGTCATTTACTGACGCACCCTTCTTTTTCGAAAACGTTAGCGACCTTCGGCGCGACTGTCTATGCTTCGCGCCGTTCCTCGCGGACTATTTCTAACAGATCGTTCCAGAATATAGAAGGAGTCACCTTATGGCCGGTTCTATCGACGCGCGCCTGTCCGACCTCGGCATCGAGCTGCCCAATGCCGCCGCGCCCGCTGCCAACTATGTGCCCTATGTGATTTCCGGCAAGACCCTCTATATCTCAGGCCAGGTACCGTTCTGGAACGGCGAACTCAAAGGCGTCGGAAAGGTCGGCAAGGACATGACCGCCGAAGAGGCTCAGAAGATCGCACGGATCTGCGCCCTCAACATCATCGCCCAGGCGAGAGCGGCCTGCGGCGGCGATCTCGACAAGGTCGCCCGCGTGGTCAAGGTCGGCGGTTTCGTCAACGCGACCGATGACTTCACGCAACACCCGATGGTGGTGAACGGCGCTTCAGATCTGATGGTCGAGGTGTTCGGCGACAAGGGCAAGCATGCCCGCTTCGCGGTCGGTGCCGGTTCCCTGCCGCTCGGCGTGGCGGTCGAGGTCGAGGCGGTGATCGAACTCGCCTGATCCGGCTCCATTTGCTTGACGGATCGCTGCGGCGCACAATCTTTCATGAAACACGCCGCACCGAGGTAATACATCGTGCCCGACGGGGAAAACCGGACCGACACACAGGCAGCCATTTCCGTCCTGCGCTCGATTCACGAGATCGCAGCGGCGGATTGGGATGCCTGTGCCGGGCCTGAGAACCCGTTTCTCAGCCACGCCTTTCTCTCCGCGCTGGAGGACAGCGGCTCCGTCAAGGCGGAGACCGGCTGGCTGCCACAACATCTGGTGTATGCCGACGAGGACGACCGGATTGCCGGGATCGTCCCGCTCTATCTGAAAGGCCATTCCCAGGGCGAGTATGTCTTCGACTGGGGCTGGGCCGATGCCTACGAACGGGCGGGCGGCGATTACTACCCGAAACTCCTATCAGCCGTTCCCTTCACACCAGTGACAGGACCCCGGCTCCTCACCCATCCGGACACGGACGCGGAGGCCGTCAGGGACATTCTGATCAGCGGCCTGATCGAGATCACCCGCCGCTTCAACGTCTCCTCCCTGCATGTGAACTTCCTGCCTGATGAGCAGTGGAAGGCCTTCGGCGAGGCCGGTTTCCTGCAACGGGTCGGGCTGCAATATCACTGGCACAATGACGGTTACGCGACGTTCGAAAACTTTCTCGGCGCGTTGTCGTCGCGCAAGCGCAAGGCCATCCGCAAGGAGCGCAAGGCGGCCGCGGAAGCCGGGCTTACGATCCACCGGCTGACCGGCGGCATGATCGAGCCCCGGCACTGGGACGCCTTTTACCGCTTCTATATGGATACCAGCGACCGCAAGTGGGGCTCCGCCTATCTGACCCGTGACTTCTTCGACCTGCTGGGCGAGCGGCTCGCGGACCGTGTCCTTCTGGTGATCGCGGAAATGGATGGCACACCCGTCGCCGGCGCGCTCAACCTCATCGGCGACACCACGCTATTCGGCCGGAACTGGGGCTGCATCGCCGACTTCAAGCTCCTCCATTTCGAGCTTTGTTATTACCAGGCGATCGATTTCGCCATCGAACGCGGCCTCGAATGGGTCGAGGCCGGCGCGCAGGGTCAGCACAAAATCCAGCGTGGTTACCTGCCCCGCTACACTTACAGCGCCCACCTGATCCCGTCGCCGTCCTTCCGGGATGCGGTCGGAGATTTCCTGCGCCGCGAGCGGATGCAGATGGAGTACGAGAAGGACGCACTCGAAAAACAGTCACCGTTCCGTAACGAGACCTGAACGTGGCGCATGGCTGGTCTTCGGTATTTTTGCACCGCAGCATCGAAAGATGCGCCAATATCAGTTTCAGCAAACACGCCGACCGGCGGCCTTACGGCGCCGTCCGCGACATTCAAATAGACTAGGGAGTAAGACCATGGGCGACCGCTTCTGCATCACCCTTCTCGAAGCTGCTGAAATGAACGGCTTCACCAATTCCGAAATGCGCATCCTCGTTGACCGCCACGCCAGCATCGCCGCGAACGTCGACGGCAACTGGCGGATCGATCCGGACGCGCTGAAGTCCGTGCTCCGCGCGAACGACTCCTACCTGCAGGCCGCCTAAGCGTCCCCGGCAAGGAAACACCGAAAAGAAAAAGGACCGCGCCTCGCGCGGGCCCTTTCTTTTTCCTGGAAAACCGGGGCCGCAAACCAGCCCAGTTCGGCTTTTTCTTCTCGCGCTTCGCAGAACCGCCACCGGAGCCCTTACCGCCGTCCTCGTCCGGATAGGAGAAGACCAGCTTGTCCTCCTCCAGGTCGACGCGGACGAGGCCGCCCTTGACCAGCTTGCCGAAGAGCAGTTCCTCGGCCAACGGCTTCTTCACATGCTCCTGGATCACGCGGGCAAGCGGACGAGCACCGTAGAGGCGGTCGTAGCCCTTCTCGCCGAGCCAGTTGCGGGCCGCGTCGCTGAGTTCGATGGTGACCCCCCGGTCGGAGAGCTGCACCTCAAGCTGCATGATGAATTTCTCCACCACACGGGAGATGATTTCCGGCGTCAGGTTGCTGAACGGAATGATCGCGTCCAAGCGGTTGCGGAATTCCGGCGTGAACATCCTGTTGATCGCCTCGGTATCGTCTCCCTCGCGCTGGGTGCGCGCGAAGCCGATCGCTTCCTTGGCCAGATCGGACGCACCGGCATTGGTGGTCATGATCAGGATCACGTTGCGGAAATCCACGCTCTTGCCGTTGTGATCGGTCAGCTTGCCGTGATCCATGACCTGCAGCAGGACGTTGAAGAGGTCCGGATGAGCCTTCTCGATCTCGTCCAGCAGCAGCACGCAATGCGGATGCTGGTCGATCGCGTCGGTCAAGAGGCCGCCCTGGTCGAAGCCGACATAGCCCGGAGGCGCGCCGATCAGGCGCGACACGCTGTGGCGCTCCATATATTCCGACATGTCGAAACGGGTCAGCTCGATGCCGAGGGCATTGGCGAGCTGGCGCGCGACCTCGGTCTTGCCGACACCGGTCGGGCCGGAGAACAGATAGTTGCCGATCGGCTTTTCCGGCTCGCGGAGCCCCGCGCGGGAGAGCTTGATCGCGGTCGCCAGCGACGCGATCGCCGTATCCTGGCCGAACACCACGGTCTTCAGATCCCGTTCCAGGTTCTTCAGCACCGTCTTGTCGTCGGTCGAGACGCTCTTCGGCGGGATGCGGGCGATCTTGGCGACGATCTCCTCGACCTCCTTGACACCGATGGTCTTGCGCCGCTTCGACGGAGCGACCAGCATCTGCGCCGCGCCGACCTCGTCGATCACGTCGATCGCCTTGTCGGGCAGTTTCCGGTCGCCGATATATTTCGCCGACAGTTCGACCGCCGTCTTCAGCGCGTCGTTTGTGAAGCGCACCTTATGGTGCTCTTCGTAATACGGCTTCAGACCTTTCAGGATCTTGATGCTGTCCTCGATCGACGGTTCCTTCACGTCGATCTTCTGGAAGCGGCGCACCAGGGCCCGATCCTTCTCGAAATGGGTCCGGAATTCCTTATAGGTGGTCGACCCGATGCAGCGCAGCGCGCCGGACTGCAGCGCCGGCTTCAGCAGGTTCGAAGCATCCATCGCCCCGCCCGAGGTGGCGCCGGCGCCGATCACCGTATGGATCTCGTCGATGAACAGCACCGCGTCCGGATTGCGCTCGAGCTCGTTGACGACGGCCTTCAGCCGCTCCTCGAAATCGCCGCGATAGCGGGTACCTGCGAGCAGCGCGCCCATGTCGAGCGCGAAGATCTGCGCATTCTCCAGAACCTCCGGCACGTTGCCGTCGACGATGCGGCGCGCGAGACCTTCCGCGATCGCGGTCTTGCCGACACCGGGATCGCCCACATAGAGCGGATTGTTCTTGGTCCGGCGGCAGAGGATCTGGATTGTGCGCTCGACCTCGAACTCGCGGCCAATCAGCGGGTCGATCTTGCCCGCCATCGCCTTCTTGTTCAGATCGACGCAATAGGCGTCGAGCGCTTCATTGCCGCTCTTGTTCACGGTTTCCTGCTTGGCTTCCTCTTCGGCGCCGTCGACCCGGCGGGTTTCCGACTGGCCGTGCACCTTGGCGATGCCGTGAGAGATGTAGTTCACCGCGTCGAAGCGGGACATCTCCTGTTCCTGCAGGAAATAGACGGCGTGGCTCTCGCGCTCGGAGAACAGCGCGACGAGGACGTTGGCGCCGGTCACTTCGGCGCGGCCGGAGGACTGGACATGGATCACGGCGCGCTGGACCACGCGCTGGAAGCCCGCGGTCGGCTTCGCTTCCTCTTCCTCGGTCCGGATCAGGTTCATCAGATCGTTGTCGATATAGCCGGCCAGATCGTTCCGCAGCCGCTCCACGTCGACATCACAGGCCCGCATCACCGCCACGGCGTCCTGGTCGGACGTCAGCGCGAAGAGGAGATGCTCCAGCGTCGCATATTCGTGCTGGCGCTCGTTCGCGAGATCGAGGGCGCGGTGCAGGCTTTCTTCAAGATTTTTCGACAGCATGTCTGATCAAGCCTTTTCCAGAGTGCATTGCAACGGGTGCTGGTGCTGACGGGCGAAATCCATCACCTGCGTTACCTTCGTTTCGGCGACCTCGTACGTATAAACACCGCAGACCCCAACGCCTCGCTGGTGGACATGCAGCATGATCGTCGTCGCCTCTTCCCTATTCTTCGAGAAGAATCTTTCCAGAACGTGAACGACAAACTCCATCGGCGTGTAATCGTCATTCAGCATGATGACCTTGTACATGGCCGGCTTCTTGGTTTTCGGCCGCGCCTTGACCACCACACCCGTATTTGTGCCGTCACCGTTTTTCTTGTCGTCGTCACTCATTCTCAGAACCATGAATGTTCCGCACCTGACGGACAGGCGCTCGAATGCTGCACGAGCTAAATAGGTCTTTCGGGGCCTCGGAGAAGTCCGTGCAGCATCGTACATGAGGCCATAGACAGATGCAGGTAGGGTGACAGACATTTCGTGTCGAGCACAAGATCTTGCAAGGCCAAATCGGCGGCGGAACCACATTCGTTCCGGTATGCACAAACGCGAAGAGCCCGGCCATGACGGCCGGGCTCTCGCATTCGGAACCGATTGAGGCTGCCGATTAGGCGGCGATCGGCTTGGTCAGCTTCTCGAAGGTGCCGGTCAGGCTGTCCTGAATCGGCTTCATCGCTTCGTTCGCGGTCTTGACGGACAGCTCGGAGATCTTGGTGAGCTCCTCAAGCGTCTTGTCATAGCTCTTCTTGGTCACGTCGTTCTGCAGTTCCAGCAGGTCGCTGACGGTCTTGCAGGACATCGCGCTCTTGCCGACCTCGACGGAGGTCTCAACGCTTTCCTGACCGAAGGCATAGAGCTCCTTGCCGATGGTCTCGAAGCCCTTGGACCAGACATTCATCGCCGTGACGTAGGCGTCGTAGTTCGCCTTGCCGAGCGTGGCATATTCGTCATAGCCGCCATAGATGGCCTTCTGGGCCTTCTCCGCATTTTCCTTCATCAGCACGACCGCCTGATCGTAGCCCTTCTGCGCGACTTCCTGGGTCGCCTTCAGAGCGGCTTCGACGGTTTCCTTGCCGGCCGCGACCGATTCTTCAATCTTGTCGGCGGCATCGGCGGAGGTGGTTTTCTTCGCAACCATATTCACTCTCCTTGCAATTCGTTGGCTCTCGTTCGGGCCGGCTCTTCTCGGGGGACCGTCCCTGGGGGATCGCAGGCACGTCACCTGGACATGCAAATCTGTTGATCTTGTCCGCGCACTCATGCTGCACTGCAACACGCCTCTAACATATGAATTGGCGCCATAAGATCAAGAGATTTTTTTGTGCACTGCACAATTTTTTTGACCCGCCCCCTAAAAAGCCTTTCAATCCAACCAATTCGCCAGCAAGAATAGTTTGTTACGATGACGTCAGATGCGACTGTCAAAGCTGCGGGTTTAATTCTAATTCAATTGCTTATGGACAAAAGCTAAGCCCTTACATAAGATTCTGGCGATTTTGTGTATGGCTAACGGCACCATCACCCGAAGGTGCGAGGGGTCTGGGGGGAATATGGCGCGAAGCGTGACAGCACGGGTCTGGAGAGCCGTTTGCGTCCTCGCTTTCGGTCTGGCGATCTGGCTTTCAGCCGGGGTTGCAGAGGCGCGCTACGCCTCCTTCGTGATGGATGCCGACACGCTCGACGTTCTCTATGCGAAGAACGCGGACACGCGGAATTACCCGGCGTCGCTCACCAAGATCATGACCCTCTACATGCTGTTCGACGCGCTCGAGCGCGGCAAGGTCACGCTCAAGACCCGGATGAAGGTCTCGCAGCGCGCCGCCGGCCAGCCAGAGACGAACATCGACCTACGCGCGGGCCAGACCCTGTCCGTCGAGGACGCAATCCTGGCCCTCGTCACCCGCTCCGCCAACGACGCCGCGACCGTGGTCGCCGAGCATCTGGCGAAGAGCGAGGTCCACTTCGCCATCGCGATGACCGAGAAGGCCCGGAACATCGGGATGACGCATACCACTTTCCGCAACGCCTCGGGCCTGCCCAACCGCCGGCAGAAGAGCACCGCGCGCGACATGGCCAAGCTTGGCCTGCGCATCCAGCGCGACTTCCCGCAGTACTATCACTATTTCAAGACCGAGAAGTTCACCTACAAGGGCCGGACCTACAAGAACCACAACAACCTGCTCGGGCGCTATGCCGGCACGGACGGGATCAAGACCGGCTATACACGAGCCTCGGGCTTCAACCTCGTGACCTCCGTGCACAGCAACGGCCACCACATCATTGCCGTGGTGTTCGGCGGGCGGACCGCGAAATCGCGCGACAAGCATATGGTCTCGCTGCTGAACCGCGGCTTCAAGAAAGCCATTCAGATCGCCCGCAACCGGGTACCGGCGCCGATCCCGGTCGCGCGGCCGGAACCGGGCAGCGACGCCCCCGTCACCGTGCAGCTCGCCGCCGCGCAATCGTCCGTCTCCGACGACATCCTTCAGGGGTCCGGCAGCGAGGATCTCTCGGACCGCGACTGGGGCATCCAGGTCGGCGCCTATTCGAGCCGCGCACCGGCCGAACAGATGATCCGCACCGCACGCACGCACCTGAAGAAGGTGCTGGCGGACTCCACGGATTCCGTGGAGCAGATCACCCGCGACCACGGCACCGTCTTCCGCTCCCGCATCTTCGGCTTCACCGAGGCCGACGCCCGCAACGCCTGCGCCATGCTGGTCCGCAAGCACGTGCCCTGCGTGCCGGTCCCGGGCGAAACCGGCGAGGAAGTCGCCACCATGCCGACCGGCGGGTAAGCTCCAAGAAAAGCGCCGCCCGGATGACCGGACGGCGCCGTTCATTCTCTCACATCAATCCGATCAGATATCCGGCGGCGTCTCACCGACGGCGGTCAGAGCGTCGCGAAGCTGCGTCTTAAGCCTCTCGAGCCCTTCTTCCGTCTGGGACTCGCAACGCGCGACCAGCACGTCCTGGGTGTTGGAGGCGCGGAGCAGCCACCAGCCGTCCGGCGTGTTGACCCGGACGCCGTCCGCGTCGGAGACCTCGATGCCGGACTTTCCCGAGAGCCAGTCCTTCACCTCTTTCACCACGTCGAACTTGCGGGTGTCGTCGCACTGGAAGCGCATTTCCGGCGTGTTGATCACCTGCGGCAGGGCGTCCCGGATCTCGGAGAGCGACTCTTTCCGGTGGCTCAGCCCCTCGATCAGGCGGATCGCTGCGTAGAGCGCGTCGTCATAGCCGTAATAGCGGTCCTTGAAGAAGATGTGACCGCTCATCTCGCCGGCCAGCGGTGCGCCGGTCTCGGCCATCTTGGTCTTGATCAGGGAATGGCCGGTGCGCCACATCAGCGGCTTGCCGCCGAACTCGGCGACCTTGTCGAACAGCACCTGGCTCGCCTTCACGTCGGCGATGATCGTGGCGCCAGGATTTTCCTTCAGCACATCCTCGGCCAGCACGGTCAGCAGCTGGTCGCCCCAGAGCACCCGGCCCTTGTCGTCGATCACGCCGATCCGGTCGCCGTCGCCGTCGAAGGCGATGCCGAGATCCGCATCGCGTGCCGCGACCTCGGCCACGAGATCCTCAAGGTTCTCCGGCACGGTCGGATCCGGATGGTGGTTCGGGAAGGTCCCGTCGACCTCCGGGAACAGCACTTTGTGGTTCGAGGGCAGCCGCATGCAGACCTGGTTCACCGACGGACCTGCGGCACCGTTGCCGCAATCCCAGACGATGCGGAGCTGGCGCCCCATCTTCACGTCGCGCAGCAGGCGGTCGACATAGCTGTCGAGGATATCGACCTCCTCGGCCGAGCCCGCGCCGCTCTCGAAATCGCCTGCCGCCGCGATCCGGCCGAGATCCTGGATGTCGGCGCCGAAGAACGGCCCCGTGCCCAGCATCATCTTGAAGCCGTTATAGTTCGGCGGGTTGTGCGAGCCGGTGATCATGATCCCGCCGTCGGTCTCCAGCGCGTAGACCGAATAATAGAGCATCGGCGTGGCGCAGCCGCCGAGGCGGAAGACGTGCAGACCGCAGGCCATCAGGCCCTCGACCACCGCCGCTTCCATCTCGGGCGAGCTGAGGCGCCCGTCGCGGCCGACAGAGACCCTGGTCCCGCCGTTACGGACCACGCGGGTGCCGAAGGCGCGGCCGAGCGCGCGGGCATCCGCGGCGCTCAGGGTCTCGCCGATCACACCGCGTACGTCGTATTCGCGCAGGATGGTCGGCGGGAACTGATGCGCGCTCATTTCGGTGCTCCGGCTTCGGTGGTGCCGCGCCCGACACAGACATAGTCAAAGCCGGCCTTCCGCATGTCGTCCGGATTGTAGACGTTCCGGAGATCGACCATGAGCGGCTGCTTCAGCAGTTTCTTCACCCGCTCCATGTCGAGCGCCCGGAACTCGTTCCACTCGGTGACGATCGAGACCGCGTCCGCGCCTTCCATCGTGGCGTAGGCGTTCTCGCACATCTCGACGCCCGGCAGCATCTCGCGCGCTTCCTTCATGCCTTCCGGATCGTAGGCCTTGACCGTCGCGCCTGCCGCCTGCAGCGCCGGAACGATGTCGAGGCTCGGGCTGTCCCGCATGTCGTCGGTGTTCGGCTTGAAGGTCAGGCCGAGCACGGCGATGGTCTTGCCGGAGACCGATCCGCCGCAGGCGGCGATGATCTTCTCCGCCATCTGCTTCTTGCGCTTGTCGTTGATGTCGACGACCGTCTCGACGATGCGCAGCGGCGCGTCGTAGTCCTGCGCGGTCTTGACGAGCGCCAGAGTGTCCTTCGGGAAGCAGGAGCCGCCGTAGCCCGGCCCCGGATGCAGGAACTTGCGCCCGATACGGCCGTCGAGGCCGATGCCGCGGGCCACGTCATGCACGTCCGCGCCGACCTTCTCGCAGAGATCGGCGACCTCGTTGATGAAGGTGATCTTGGTCGCGAGGAAGGTGTTCGCCGCGTATTTGATCAGCTCGCTGGTCTGCAGCGTGGTGAAAACGATCGGCGTCTCGATCAGGTAGAGCGGCCGGTAGATCGCCCGCATCACTTCCTGGGCGCGCTCGCTCTCGGTGCCGATCACGACCCGGTCGGGCCGCATGAAGTCGCTGATCGCCGCGCCCTCGCGCAGGAATTCCGGGTTGGAGCAGACGTCGAAATCGGCGTCGGGCCGGGTCTCGCGAATGATCCTCGCCACCTCACGTCCGGTGCCGACCGGGACCGTCGACTTGGTGACCACGACGGTATAGCCCTCCATCGCCTCGGCGATTTCCTTGGCGGCGCCGTAGACGTAGGAGAGATCGGCATGGCCGTCGCCGCGGCGGGTCGGGGTGCCGACAGCGATGAAGACCGCGTCCGCGTCCTTGACCGCCGATTTCAGGTCGGTCGTGAAGGTCAGCCGTCCAGCCCGGACATTGTTCGCGACCAAGTCATCGAGGCCCGGCTCGAAGATCGGGATCTCGCCCCGGTCGAGGCGGGAGATCTTGACCTCGTCCTTGTCGACGCAGACGACGTCAATGCCGAACTCCGAAAAGCAGGCTCCGGACACCAGGCCGACATAGCCGGTACCGATCATGGCAATACGCATGAATTCGCTCCGTTATCAGGCGTAATTCTTCAGAAAGGTCCGGACGGCGTCTGCCATGTCCGGACGGTCGAGAGCATAGGCGATGTTGGCTTCGAGGAAGCCGACCTTGTTGCCGCAGTCGAAGCGCGTGCCCTCGAACAGGTAACCGTTGAAGGGCTGCAGGCCGAGCTGACGGGCCATGGCATCGGTCAGCTGGATTTCCCCGCCCGCGCCCTTCTCGAAGCGCGCGAGATCCTCGAACACCTTGGGCTGCAGGATGTAGCGCCCGATGATCGCGTAATTGGAAGGCGCGTCTTCCGGCTTCGGCTTCTCGACGAGACCGCGGACCTCGATCAGGCGGCCATTGACCTCGCCCGGTGTGATCACGCCGTATGACTGGGTCTCATCGCGCGTGACCTCCATCGCCGCAACCATGTTGCCGCCGACCTTGTCGTAGGCGTCGACCATCTGCTTCAGGCAGCCGGCCCCGTTCAGGATCAGGTCGTCGGCGAGAAGCACCGCAACGGGCTCCATGCCGACGAAGTTGCGCGCGCACCAGACGGCATGGCCAAGCCCGAGCGGCTCCTGTTGACGGGTATAGGAGAACTGCCCCGGTTCCGGAATGGTCGCCTCGACGACCTTCAGCGCGTCCTTCTTCGCGCGGTCCCGCAGCATGGACTGCAGTTCGAACGCGTGATCGAAATGATCCTCTATCGCCGACTTGCCGCGTCCGGTGACGAAGATGAACTCCTCGATCCCCGCGGCACGGGCTTCCTCGACGGCATATTGGATCAGCGGCTTGTCGACGACCGGTAGCATTTCCTTCGGCATCGACTTTGTCGCCGGAAGGAATCGCGTGCCAAGCCCCCCAACCGGAAAGATCGCCTTCCGAACTGGCACTGGCATATCTGAACCTCAATTCGTTATCTGGATACGCCGCCCGACCGTGGCTTCCGGCAGAGCGCACCGTTATTGGCACATAACCGGAGAAAACCGCAAGGATCGCTTGGCTCAGGAGCCGAGCAACACGTCTTTCGCCTCGTTGATCTGGGCCGCGAGGTAGTCGGAGCCACCACGGTCCGGGTGATTGACCATCATCAGCCGACGATGCGCTTCGCGAATCGCCGCCTCGTCCGCCCCCTCCTCGAGCCCGAGAACCTCGAAGGCCCTCGCGCGCGTCATATTTCCAGAGGGGTCCCGATGATGGCCGCGCGGGCCTGCAGCGGATGCAGCCTCCTCACGCCAGTCCGGCCCATGGGCCGCGTCGAGATAGCTCTCCAGGACGGCGACCGACTGCGGGTCGTTCCGGCTGCAATCCTCAAGCAGTTCGAGGAGCTCGGAAAGGGAAAGCTCCGATAGCGGGGCGCCGCTGAAGCGCCCGCGCAGCACCTCGCCGTCGATGCCGCCGCTGTCGTGGTCGAGAGTCATTGCAAGCGTCTCGGTGCGCACAGAGCTACTCTGTCCCGACGAAGGTCCGCGCGCCGTCTTCACGGCATTGCGGAAGCGCCGGAACAGCGCCCCGGCCCGGAGCAGGAACGGCAACCCGACGACGCCGGCATACATCAGCCAGTCGAACCTACGGAAAAAGATCAGCGCGACGACGACAAGACCAAGCAGCGTCAACCCGACCCACTTGGCAGTCTGGCGGATCTTCGCGGGATCGGCATTGAGGAACCAGTAGCCGATCAG
This region includes:
- a CDS encoding RidA family protein yields the protein MAGSIDARLSDLGIELPNAAAPAANYVPYVISGKTLYISGQVPFWNGELKGVGKVGKDMTAEEAQKIARICALNIIAQARAACGGDLDKVARVVKVGGFVNATDDFTQHPMVVNGASDLMVEVFGDKGKHARFAVGAGSLPLGVAVEVEAVIELA
- a CDS encoding GNAT family N-acetyltransferase — protein: MPDGENRTDTQAAISVLRSIHEIAAADWDACAGPENPFLSHAFLSALEDSGSVKAETGWLPQHLVYADEDDRIAGIVPLYLKGHSQGEYVFDWGWADAYERAGGDYYPKLLSAVPFTPVTGPRLLTHPDTDAEAVRDILISGLIEITRRFNVSSLHVNFLPDEQWKAFGEAGFLQRVGLQYHWHNDGYATFENFLGALSSRKRKAIRKERKAAAEAGLTIHRLTGGMIEPRHWDAFYRFYMDTSDRKWGSAYLTRDFFDLLGERLADRVLLVIAEMDGTPVAGALNLIGDTTLFGRNWGCIADFKLLHFELCYYQAIDFAIERGLEWVEAGAQGQHKIQRGYLPRYTYSAHLIPSPSFRDAVGDFLRRERMQMEYEKDALEKQSPFRNET
- the clpA gene encoding ATP-dependent Clp protease ATP-binding subunit ClpA, whose product is MLSKNLEESLHRALDLANERQHEYATLEHLLFALTSDQDAVAVMRACDVDVERLRNDLAGYIDNDLMNLIRTEEEEAKPTAGFQRVVQRAVIHVQSSGRAEVTGANVLVALFSERESHAVYFLQEQEMSRFDAVNYISHGIAKVHGQSETRRVDGAEEEAKQETVNKSGNEALDAYCVDLNKKAMAGKIDPLIGREFEVERTIQILCRRTKNNPLYVGDPGVGKTAIAEGLARRIVDGNVPEVLENAQIFALDMGALLAGTRYRGDFEERLKAVVNELERNPDAVLFIDEIHTVIGAGATSGGAMDASNLLKPALQSGALRCIGSTTYKEFRTHFEKDRALVRRFQKIDVKEPSIEDSIKILKGLKPYYEEHHKVRFTNDALKTAVELSAKYIGDRKLPDKAIDVIDEVGAAQMLVAPSKRRKTIGVKEVEEIVAKIARIPPKSVSTDDKTVLKNLERDLKTVVFGQDTAIASLATAIKLSRAGLREPEKPIGNYLFSGPTGVGKTEVARQLANALGIELTRFDMSEYMERHSVSRLIGAPPGYVGFDQGGLLTDAIDQHPHCVLLLDEIEKAHPDLFNVLLQVMDHGKLTDHNGKSVDFRNVILIMTTNAGASDLAKEAIGFARTQREGDDTEAINRMFTPEFRNRLDAIIPFSNLTPEIISRVVEKFIMQLEVQLSDRGVTIELSDAARNWLGEKGYDRLYGARPLARVIQEHVKKPLAEELLFGKLVKGGLVRVDLEEDKLVFSYPDEDGGKGSGGGSAKREKKKPNWAGLRPRFSRKKKGPARGAVLFLFGVSLPGTLRRPAGRSRSRGARTSARPDRSASCRRRSRRCWRGGQRGCAFRNW
- the clpS gene encoding ATP-dependent Clp protease adapter ClpS, yielding MSDDDKKNGDGTNTGVVVKARPKTKKPAMYKVIMLNDDYTPMEFVVHVLERFFSKNREEATTIMLHVHQRGVGVCGVYTYEVAETKVTQVMDFARQHQHPLQCTLEKA
- a CDS encoding phasin family protein translates to MVAKKTTSADAADKIEESVAAGKETVEAALKATQEVAQKGYDQAVVLMKENAEKAQKAIYGGYDEYATLGKANYDAYVTAMNVWSKGFETIGKELYAFGQESVETSVEVGKSAMSCKTVSDLLELQNDVTKKSYDKTLEELTKISELSVKTANEAMKPIQDSLTGTFEKLTKPIAA